One segment of Ipomoea triloba cultivar NCNSP0323 chromosome 12, ASM357664v1 DNA contains the following:
- the LOC115999938 gene encoding uncharacterized protein LOC115999938 isoform X15 → MATAVAADTFAETAAQTKRENNDEKSIPEEVETVLDKLLATEENKKVEIINNPHEEAEEPLKVLDKDDDGGILKGESEGKTSSHSEDINDETTLQDKKRDTNEKTLSEEVERGLDKLLATEENNPQEVCDGGTAEGEKMTELSYAHKAIAEENYSSAEYIGKPCSKTENEIQENLFSEAEDGEGKDFGIILNNKGIPPYVSQGESEEKTSHSEDTIEGTTLKERHLHEEMGNLTDIVGGISENKRENDEMQPVEPEVVLDKQAQEGTNIVEIDNPCESLKNNEDDNDGTAEVEKAVELHSVAKAIEEPNSSPEPIENPINTEDEMLPIEPEVVLEKQAPEETSTVEIDNPHESLKTNEDGNDGAAEVEMAVELHSVTKAIEEPNSSPEPIENPINAEDETLPIEPEVVLEKQAPEETNTVEIDNPHESSKNNEDCNDRTVEVEKAVELPSVAKAIEEPKCPAEPIEKPINTEDVQGVNYLLASQSVASEIKETNLDEAVPVIPKPLAYSAQVSETVLQVDINTNDTDDNQSKILEKDMVDGSLPQENHKEKLSDMITEHEKPASMEAPRGLHTDDNVTVTVCEGISEVKQQCIAEMSKDDADSKNSTSENNAEISLYDVHEEIERSGFQQNTELTFRKELILDKIDDVILKGESEDEFSHSENINDGIALHEKQLHEEMATIADIAEGTSETKRKNDEMQPVEPEVVLDKQAPEEANIVEIDNRCESLKNNEDGNDGAAEVELAVELPSVAKAIEEPNSSVEPIEKAINTEDEMQQVETEVVLDKQALEETNTIEIDNPCESLKNNEDGNDGTVEVVEAVELPSAAKGIEEPKSSPEPIENPIDTEDEMLPVEPEAVLHKQAPEETNTVEIDNPCEYLKNNEDGNDGTVEVVEAVELPSAAKAIEEPKSSPEPIENPINTEDEMLPVEPEVVLHKQAPEETNTVGIDNPCESLKNNEDGNDGTVEVEKAVELPSAAKAIEELNSSAEPIENPINTDDEILPVQPEVVLDKQAPEETNMVEIDNPCESLENNEDANDGTVEVEKAIEEPNSSVEPIEKTINTEDEMLPSEPEVVLDKQALEESNTVEIGNPHEFLKKNEDGNDGTVKVEKAVDLPSAAKAIEEPNSSSGESEDKFSHSENINDGIALHEKQLHEEMATIANVLDKDDDKGKTPEEISVQADLTETLKDSEESGETCKEQGKPFIPAPPSEVFTADLQGKINTSDNDYSNQSKILEQDTIVDGNLSTACKAQENPEEKLSDLITEHEGNLPKESEGPVSTEASRGLHTDENETTAVCEVTSQMKQHGIAETVKDYADSKNSICQSGAEKNLNAAEEEFEGSCLQQNIEPTTFSKELISEQSNEGILEGEGEDKASHSQITYEGITLQEKQLHEEVATVADIAEGTSETKRENDEKTLPGEHEIMLDKLAPVESKKVEIGNPHEISKSSEEGSDGTVECEKMIELPSVAKDTIEENNRSTEPTENPSNTEDELPGELFSEGENREGRDTGTILNREIPPNESQPEAEEPSKALETDDEGMTPEKTDEGMTPEKTFVQADAVINCPADFTENLKEDREKSGEVCNENESTQCILATKTSFPNDDSNETNVQGIADKEQDKDFIPEGENMDSLVVESHDDKEDGKVKKEESLAETCKIPLMEIQSQSSDSQDAHNVIGSPLSTSPTEETSSEKVGSSEVEPESTKASSDTMEDEFAKQEILSYGSSSCQISSEMEHNIEHDEVETETIQGVNDFLGSQLVSPEIKETGSGEGTSASETTADPAPLIEVNGTVLEDGVHMNENKEDHQCKIIEKDNIVDDSVTVQEENITRAGEEQASEELLRGLHRDENETVAVHDVISEVEQQDTVELSKDDVDSKDSLFKYESEKENLHAPCEETEKEALPQNADQTAFNEELISVKDDDVLRGESEDKAAHSDNNGETNPQETNMLPIDLDEAKSIQRNENSEWSNYSTVDEKPEQQIYTPTDMPTEELKYAYETNKIPEIEVLGDTSVQGQSDLDLISACPDDIHVAEDIGENSNEMCLEEVADMENQEDQIKQDGSQRATSEVRGNLSKGIENEISKDSVCSNTIIDKEESLNSRIPRGNEEEAKESKEEIKEPIKEANYHNFQTTHADTEEQVICVLTNAQNTMQSEEKMLPKEKECHVQNFSLLKTPEENEEQILETAEPLMAATGEMETELVEVQGKIAPVSSGLASEKDVVTGNEMEVDADETDTVPNQENDSSLNRKVNVETVAAGEDTDTREMSLHEEQIEACLSITDDKVASSLEEENPITKIVNETTIAETSSPLETREGMVTKENLLEEEHHSVINSEGRSLNDLEEEKLELNEKSLEHRTEDFMINSSDSTTKVHPKSVQPDEELIPSSQSVAEEGDESITSDGALTSSAEEACPQKSIEVGTTETSKDEGSEMFQDKLVPENTNVEPKNLDASYSTDKEIQGAGMEETCIETSELDSEKSDHIIESASEVHKLEMPLEAEKVGFVEENPAETETEEIVIKETNEENDIIKEDISSEQTQIADQSVIVKSSLDYPEEVLSLDAYQEVELKPEENEFERLGENESIKEEASSGDKAGAESSVAQDSEALHAIETAVAEESHDGNGKEISEMSMLHEQVKHSIALEKQNEELQSIVDGADTEKTLEDEKLDSCTEVQEGITGEADGSKKTESSTPNASECVQLMQQEPVLTAVKPEIQELEAEKVSGAPSETEMNQPKTNEMSTNTSEETSHEHGHDEIQSDGITNSQGPGETTMEMAKDGETEVQQKNLDFSFNIKDSAMENSSTETEPKDVQDNIDIIESAQEHVPAKIQNDNSTDSEEKGSKNEATEAASNEAAGLECGEDAKTEVEVNKVTDRSQTMESSTLSDSNLVLGSIEESSQVTEREDTKSQTEKLCDFTHKDSEMTQPREFPSDFTEIKNYIDDKLAQHESKVAVLDTEFPAEADPHENTEVRTSNEDNDSQEMQQNSVNDLEEMKPENAGETKNMETTDPKDIVQSMQEKDTVVSTCENISSNNINASKEETKERRTLTEARDEASMAGLPRACLNEREVIFHKEEDEASKVETEQHEEARSDQEEEEGGEHKGEDSGPEAPVMVENAGAGDADVKASKKKHHNILSGVGSKVKHSIAKVKKVITGKSSPTKQQSPK, encoded by the exons ATGGCCACCGCCGTGGCTGCTGACACTTTTGCAGAAACAGCAGCTCAGACT AAAAGAGAGAATAATGATGAAAAGAGCATTCCAGAAGAAGTTGAGACAGTGTTGGACAAACTACTGGCCACAGAGGAAAACAAGAAAGttgaaataataaacaatccTCATGAAGAAGCTGAGGAACCATTAAAAGTGTTGGACAAAGATGATGATGGAGGCATACTCAAAGGAGAAAGTGAGGGGAAAACATCCTCTCATTCAGAAGACATCAATGATGAGACAACTCTACAAGATAAG AAAAGAGATACTAATGAAAAGACTTTGTCAGAAGAAGTTGAGAGAGGGTTGGACAAACTACTGGCCACAGAGGAAAACAATCCTCAGGAAGTTTGTGATGGCGGAACAGCTGAGGGTGAAAAGATGACCGAATTATCCTATGCTCACAAGGCTATTGCTGAAGAGAATTACAGTTCTGCAGAATACATTGGGAAACCATGCAGCAAAACCgaaaatgaaattcaagaaAATTTGTTCTCAGAAGCAGAGGATGGCGAAGGTAAAGACTTTGGTATTATATTGAATAATAAGGGGATTCCACCATATGTATCACAAGGAGAAAGTGAGGAGAAAACATCTCATTCAGAAGACACTATTGAGGGAACAACTCTAAAAGAAAGG cACCTGCATGAAGAAATGGGAAACTTGACAGACATAGTAGGAGGCATAAGTGAAAAT AAAAGAGAGAATGATGAAATGCAACCAGTTGAACCTGAGGTAGTGCTGGATAAACAAGCCCAAGAGGGAACCAACATTGTTGAGATTGACAATCCTTGTGAATCATTGAAAAACAATGAGGATGATAATGATGGAACAGCTGAGGTTGAAAAGGCGGTTGAATTACACTCAGTTGCAAAGGCTATTGAAGAACCTAACAGTTCACCAGAACCCATTGAAAATCCAATCAACACAGAAGATGAAATGCTGCCGATTGAACCTGAGGTAGTGTTGGAAAAACAAGCCCCAGAAGAAACAAGCACCGTTGAGATTGACAATCCTCATGAATCATTGAAAACCAATGAGGATGGTAATGACGGAGCAGCTGAGGTTGAAATGGCAGTTGAATTACACTCAGTTACAAAGGCTATTGAAGAACCTAACAGTTCACCAGAACCAATTGAAAATCCAATCAACGCAGAAGATGAAACGCTGCCGATTGAACCTGAGGTAGTGTTGGAAAAACAAGCCCCAGAAGAAACAAACACCGTTGAGATTGACAATCCTCATGAATCATCGAAAAACAATGAGGATTGTAATGATAGAACAGTTGAGGTTGAAAAGGCGGTTGAATTACCCTCAGTTGCAAAGGCTATTGAAGAACCCAAATGCCCAGCAGAACCCATTGAAAAACCAATCAACACTGAAGATGTTCAGGGAGTTAATTATTTGTTAGCCAGCCAATCAGTTGCTTCTGAAATCAAGGAAACCAACTTAGATGAGGCAGTACCAGTAATTCCAAAGCCGCTTGCATATTCTGCTCAAGTCTCTGAAACAGTTTTACAGGTGGACATAAACACAAATGACACTGATGACAACCAGTCCAAAATTTTAGAAAAGGATATGGTTGATGGTAGTCTTCCTCAAGAAAACCACAAGGAGAAACTCAGTGACATGATCACAGAACATGAGAAGCCGGCTTCTATGGAAGCACCAAGAGGGCTACATACAGATGACAATGTAACTGTCACAGTATGTGAAGGCATCAGTGAAGTGAAACAGCAGTGTATAGCTGAAATGTCCAAAGACGATGCAGACTCAAAAAATTCCACTAGTGAAAATAATGCAGAAATTAGTCTGTATGATGTTCATGAGGAGATTGAAAGGTCAGGTTTTCAACAAAATACTGAACTAACCTTCAGGAAAGAGCTTATTTTAGACAAAATTGATGATGTGATACTCAAAGGAGAAAGTGAGGATGAATTCTCTCATTCAGAAAACATCAATGATGGGATAGCTCTACATGAAAAG CAGCTGCATGAAGAAATGGCTACCATAGCAGATATAGCAGAAGGCACAAGTGAAACT AAAAGAAAGAATGATGAAATGCAGCCAGTTGAACCTGAGGTAGTGTTGGATAAACAAGCCCCAGAGGAAGCCAACATTGTTGAGATTGACAATCGTTGTGAATCATTGAAAAACAATGAGGATGGTAATGACGGAGCAGCTGAGGTTGAATTGGCAGTTGAATTACCCTCAGTTGCAAAGGCTATTGAAGAACCGAACAGTTCAGTAGAACCTATTGAAAAAGCAATCAACACAGAAGATGAAATGCAGCAAGTTGAAACTGAGGTAGTGTTGGATAAACAAGCCCTCGAAGAAACAAACACCATTGAGATTGACAATCCTTGTGAATCCTTGAAAAACAATGAGGATGGTAACGATGGAACAGTTGAGGTTGTAGAGGCAGTTGAATTACCCTCAGCTGCAAAGGGTATTGAAGAACCTAAAAGTTCACCAGAACCCATTGAGAATCCAATCGACACAGAAGATGAAATGCTGCCGGTTGAACCTGAGGCAGTGTTGCATAAACAAGCCCCAGAGGAAACAAATACCGTTGAGATTGACAATCCTTGTGAATACTTGAAAAACAATGAGGATGGTAATGATGGAACAGTTGAGGTTGTAGAGGCAGTTGAATTACCCTCAGCTGCAAAGGCTATTGAAGAACCTAAAAGTTCACCAGAACCCATTGAAAATCCAATCAACACAGAAGATGAAATGCTACCGGTTGAACCTGAGGTAGTGTTGCATAAACAAGCCCCAGAAGAAACAAATACCGTTGGGATTGACAATCCTTGTGAATCCTTGAAAAACAATGAGGATGGTAATGATGGAACTGTTGAGGTTGAAAAGGCGGTTGAATTACCCTCAGCTGCAAAGGCTATTGAAGAACTTAACAGTTCAGCAGAACCCATTGAAAATCCAATCAACACAGATGATGAAATACTGCCAGTTCAACCTGAGGTAGTATTGGATAAACAAGCCCCAGAGGAAACCAACATGGTTGAGATTGATAATCCTTGTGAATCCTTGGAAAACAATGAGGATGCTAATGATGGAACAGTTGAGGTTGAAAAGGCTATTGAAGAACCCAACAGTTCTGTAGAACCCATTGAAAAAACAATCAACACAGAAGATGAAATGCTGCCAAGTGAACCAGAGGTAGTGTTGGATAAACAAGCCCTAGAGGAATCGAACACGGTTGAGATTGGCAATCCTCATgaattcttgaaaaaaaatgagGATGGTAATGATGGAACAGTTAAGGTTGAAAAGGCTGTTGATTTACCCTCAGCTGCAAAGGCTATTGAAGAACCTAACAGTTCATCCGGAGAAAGTGAAGATAAATTCTCTCATTCAGAAAACATCAATGATGGGATAGCTCTACATGAAAAG CAGCTGCATGAAGAAATGGCTACCATAGCAAATGTGTTAGATAAAGATGATGACAAAGGCAAGACACCAGAGGAAATTTCAGTTCAGGCTGATTTGACAGAAACTTTGAAAGATAGTGAGGAATCGGGAGAAACCTGTAAAGAGCAAGGCAAGCCTTTCATTCCAGCACCACCAAGCGAAGTCTTCACAGCAGATCTACAGGGGAAGATAAACACGAGTGACAATGATTATAGTAACCAGTCTAAAATTTTAGAACAGGATACTATAGTTGATGGTAATCTGAGTACAGCTTGTAAAGCTCAAGAAAACCCCGAGGAAAAACTCAGTGACTTGATCACAGAACATGAGGGAAATTTGCCAAAAGAGAGTGAGGGGCCTGTTTCTACAGAAGCATCAAGAGGGCTACATACAGATGAGAATGAAACCACTGCAGTATGTGAAGTCACAAGTCAAATGAAACAGCATGGCATAGCTGAAACGGTCAAAGATTATGCAGACTCAAAAAATTCCATTTGTCAAAGTGGAGCAGAAAAGAATCTTAATGCAGCAGAAGAGGAGTTTGAAGGGTCATGTCTACAACAAAATATTGAACCAACAACCTTCAGCAAGGAGCTTATTTCAGAACAAAGCAATGAAGGCATACTCGAAGGAGAAGGTGAGGATAAAGCATCTCATTCACAAATCACATATGAAGGGATAACTCTACAGGAAAAG CAGCTGCATGAAGAAGTGGCAACCGTAGCAGACATAGCAGAAGGCACAAGTGAAACT AAAAGAGAGAATGATGAAAAAACTTTGCCAGGTGAACATGAGATTATGTTGGATAAGCTTGCCCCAGTTGAAAGCAAAAAGGTTGAGATTGGCAATCCTCATGAAATCTCAAAAAGCAGTGAGGAAGGTAGTGATGGAACAGTTGAGTGTGAAAAGATGATTGAATTACCCTCAGTTGCCAAGGATACTATTGAAGAAAATAACAGGTCTACAGAACCCACTGAAAACCCAAGCAATACAGAAGATGAACTGCCAGGAGAATTATTCTCAGAAGGAGAGAACAGAGAAGGTCGAGACACGGGAACCATATTAAATAGGGAGATTCCACCTAATGAATCTCAACCAGAAGCTGAAGAACCATCAAAAGCATTAGAAACAGATGATGAAGGCATGACACCAGAAAAAACCGATGAAGGCATGACACCAGAAAAAACCTTTGTTCAGGCTGATGCAGTAATAAATTGTCCAGCTGATTTTACAGAGAATTTGAAAGAAGATCGTGAGAAATCAGGAGAAGTTTGTAATGAAAATGAAAGCACACAGTGTATCCTGGCTACTAAGACAAGTTTTCCCAATGATGATTCCAACGAAACAAACGTCCAGGGAATAGCAGATAAAGAACAAGACAAGGATTTCATTCCAGAGGGTGAGAATATGGATTCTTTGGTAGTGGAGTCACATGATGACAAGGAAGATGGTAAGGTGAAAAAGGAAGAAAGCTTGGCTGAAACTTGCAAAATTCCTCTTATGGAAATACAAAGTCAAAGTAGTGATAGCCAGGATGCTCACAATGTGATAGGCAGCCCCTTGAGCACTTCACCAACAGAAGAGACTAGCTCAGAAAAAGTTGGATCCAGTGAGGTGGAGCCTGAATCAACCAAAGCGAGTTCTGATACAATGGAAGATGAATTTGCTAAACAAGAAATTTTGTCCTATGGGAGCAGCAGTTGTCAAATTTCCAGTGAAATGGAGCATAATATTGAACATGATGAGGTGGAAACAGAAACCATTCAGGGAGTTAATGATTTTCTTGGAAGCCAATTGGTTTCCCCTGAAATCAAAGAGACTGGCTCGGGTGAGGGTACATCAGCAAGTGAAACGACTGCAGACCCTGCACCATTAATAGAAGTCAATGGAACAGTTTTAGAGGATGGTGTacacatgaatgaaaataaagaagatCACCAGTGCAAGATTATAGAAAAGGATAACATAGTTGATGACTCTGTTACAGTGCAAGAGGAAAATATAACAAGAGCAGGTGAGGAGCAGGCTTCCGAAGAATTATTGAGAGGGTTACATAGAGATGAAAATGAAACTGTTGCTGTGCATGATGTCATCAGTGAAGTGGAACAGCAGGACACAGTTGAACTGTCAAAAGATGATGTGGATTCAAAAGATTCCTTGTTCAAATATGAATCAGAAAAAGAGAACTTGCATGCACCTTGTGAGGAGACTGAAAAGGAAGCTTTACCTCAAAATGCTGATCAAACAGCTTTCAATGAGGAACTTATTTCAGTAAAAGATGATGACGTACTCAGAGGAGAAAGTGAGGATAAAGCAGCCCATTCAGATAATAATGGAGAGACAAACCCACAGGAAACG AATATGTTACCCATTGACTTGGATGAAGCAAAGAGTATTCAGCGCAATGAAAACAGTGAATGGTCTAACTATTCAACGGTTGATGAAAAACCCGAGCAACAAATCTACACACCAACTGATATGCCTACAGAAGAGCTAAAGTATGCATATGAGACAAACAAAATTCCTGAAATCGAAGTTTTAGGTGATACATCTGTGCAAGGGCAGTCAGACTTGGACCTGATATCAGCATGTCCAGATGATATTCATGTAGCTGAAGACATAGGTGAGAACAGTAATGAGATGTGCCTTGAAGAAGTAGCTGACATGGAAAATCAAGAGGATCAGATCAAACAGGATGGTTCTCAGAGAGCAACATCTGAAGTAAGAGGAAACTTGAGCAAAGGAATAGAAAATGAG ATTAGCAAAGACTCTGTCTGCTCTAACACCATAATAGACAAAGAGGAAAGTTTAAACAGCAGAATTCCAAGAGGCAATGAAGAAGAAGCTAAGGAATCAAAAGAAGAG ATTAAGGAACCAATCAAAGAGGCCAACTACCACAACTTTCAGACTACACATGCTGACACAGAAGAGCAAGTAATATGTGTTTTGACCAATGCTCAAAATACTATGCAGTCAGAAGAGAAAATGCTTccaaaagaaaaggagtgtCATGTTCAAAACTTCTCATTGCTCAAGACGCCTGAGGAAAATGAAGAGCAAATCTTAGAAACAGCAGAACCACTTATGGCAGCAACTGGGGAAATGGAAACAGAACTTGTTGAAGTGCAAGGAAAAATAGCTCCAGTCAGCAGTGGTCTGGCTTCTGAGAAGGATGTAGTTACTGGAAATGAAATGGAGGTGGACGCAGATGAAACAGATACAGTACCTAATCAGGAAAATGACTCCAGCTTGAATAGGAAAGTGAATGTGGAAACTGTGGCTGCAGGGGAAGATACGGATACCAGAGAAATGAGCTTGCATGAAGAGCAGATTGAAGCATGTTTGTCTATAACTGATGATAAAGTTGCAAGCTCACTGGAGGAGGAAAACCCCATAACAAAAATAGTTAATGAGACTACCATTGCTGAAACTTCTTCACCACTTGAGACAAGGGAAGGTATGGTGACCAAGGAGAATTTACTTGAAGAAGAACATCATTCTGTGATAAATTCTGAAGGAAGGTCATTGAATGACTTGGAAGAAGAGAAATTAGAACTCAACGAAAAATCTCTCGAACACAGAACTGAAGATTTTATGATCAATAGCTCTGACAGCACTACCAAAGTG CATCCCAAATCAGTTCAACCTGATGAAGAATTAATTCCCAGCTCCCAATCTGTTGCTGAAGAAGGTGATGAAAGCATTACTTCTGATGGTGCCTTGACGTCAAGTGCAGAAGAGGCATGCCCACAGAAAAGCATAGAAGTTGGAACAACAGAGACATCAAAAGATGAGGGCAGTGAGATGTTTCAAGACAAACTGGTGCCAGAAAACACAAATGTGGAACCAAAAAATTTGGATGCTTCCTATTCCACAGATAAAGAAATTCAAGGAGCAGGGATGGAGGAAACATGTATAGAGACATCTGAACTTGATTCAGAGAAGTCTGACCATATTATTGAATCTGCATCAGAAGTTCACAAGTTGGAAATGCCACTGGAAGCAGAAAAGGTTGGTTTTGTGGAAGAAAACCCGGCAGAAACAGAGACTGAGGAAATCGTGATCAAGGaaacaaatgaagaaaatgatatcATAAAAGAAGATATTTCAAGTGAGCAG ACCCAGATTGCTGATCAATCAGTGATTGTAAAGTCTTCTCTGGATTACCCTGAAGAAGTCCTAAGCCTAGATGCCTACCAAGAAGTTGAACTGAAGCCAGAAGAAAATGAGTTTGAGAGATTAGGGGAAAATGAAAGCATAAAG GAGGAAGCCAGCAGTGGCGACAAAGCAGGAGCTGAAAGCTCAGTAGCCCAAGATTCAGAAGCTCTCCATGCAattgaaactgcagttgcagaAGAATCACATGATGGAAATGGTAAAGAGATATCTGAGATGTCTATGTTGCATGAGCAAGTGAAGCATTCAATAGCTCTTGAGAAGCAGAATGAAGAGCTTCAGAGCATTGTGGATGGAGCAGACACTGAAAAAACACTTGAGGATGAAAAACTAGATTCCTGTACCGAAGTACAAGAAGGGATCACTGGAGAGGCAGATGGAAGTAAGAAAACAGAGTCAAGCACACCAAATGCCAGTGAATGTGTTCAACTGATGCAACAGGAGCCAGTTCTGACAGCTGTCAAACCTGAAATACAAGAACTGGAAGCAGAAAAAGTTTCAGGTGCTCCATCAGAAACAGAAATGAATCAGCCAAAAACAAATGAGATGTCCACAAATACATCAGAAGAAACCTCTCATGAACATGGACATGATGAAATTCAAAGTGACGGCATTACCAACTCTCAGGGGCCTGGAGAAACGACCATGGAAATGGCTAAAGATGGAGAAACCGAAGTTCAACAGAAGAACCTTGATTTCTCATTCAACATCAAAGATTCAGCAATGGAGAACTCATCAACAGAGACAGAACCTAAAGATGTCCAAGATAACATTGACATCATTGAGAGTGCACAAGAGCATGTGCCAGCAAAGATCCAGAATGACAACAGTACTGACTCTGAAGAGAAAGGATCCAAGAATGAAGCAACAGAAGCTGCTTCCAATGAAGCGGCAGGTTTAGAATGTGGAGAAGATGCGAAAACAGAAGTGGAAGTCAATAAAGTAACAGACAGATCCCAGACAATGGAATCATCAACCCTTTCAGATTCCAATCTCGTGCTAGGATCAATAGAAGAGTCCTCACAAGTGACAGAACGTGAAGATACTAAAAGCCAAACTGAGAAGCTTTGTGATTTTACCCACAAGGATTCAGAAATGACACAACCAAGGGAATTTCCTTCTGATTTTACAGagataaaaaattacattgatGACAAACTAGCACAACATGAAAGTAAGGTTGCTGTATTGGATACAGAGTTTCCAGCAGAAGCAGATCCACATGAAAACACAGAGGTCAGGACTTCAAATGAGGACAATGATTCACAAGAAATGCAACAGAATTCAGTTAATGATTTAGAGGAGATGAAACCTGAGAATGCTGGAGAGACTAAAAATATGGAAACTACTGATCCTAAGGATATTGTTCAGAGCATGCAAGAGAAAGATACAGTGGTTAGCACATGTGAGAATATCTCAAGTAACAACATAAATGCATCTAaggaagaaacaaaagaaaggcGCACGCTCACAGAGGCACGTGATGAAGCTTCCATGGCGGGCCTTCCACGTGCTTGTTTGAATGAAAGGGAGGTCATTTTCCACAAGGAGGAAGATGAGGCAAGTAAAGTGGAAACAGAACAACATGAGGAGGCAAGATCAGATcaagaggaagaggaaggagGAGAACACAAGGGAGAAGATTCGGGGCCTGAAGCTCCGGTGATGGTAGAGAACGCCGGCGCCGGAGATGCTGACGTCAAAGCCAGTAAGAAGAAACATCATAATATTCTGTCCGGAGTTGGATCCAAAGTGAAGCATTCAATTGCAAAGGTGAAGAAAGTGATCACGGGTAAGTCTTCTCCAACAAAGCAACAATCGCCTAAATAg